The Coffea arabica cultivar ET-39 chromosome 1e, Coffea Arabica ET-39 HiFi, whole genome shotgun sequence genome has a window encoding:
- the LOC113693698 gene encoding serine carboxypeptidase 1-like — protein sequence MKGALVLPLLILVCLVASVQCFAGKKHDPLLKHLKARRSSKRSVNYVTEELGDEYSPVYVGPQEGLKEADRITTLPGQPNAVNFDQYSGYVTVDPKAGRALFYYFAESQNSSAKPLVLWLNGGPGCSSIGAGAMTELGPFRVNKDGSTLWLNPYAWNTVANVLFLESPAGVGFSYSNTSSDYITGDTKTAADSYTFLVNWLERFPEYKTRDFLITGESYAGHYVPQLAQLILHNNKITNQTVINLKGIAIGNPYVDIETQGSGTYDYYWTHALISDEIHQGIFSNCNFSSGNTSDACQTYEDQADSAIGNIDDYNIYAPLCSSSSNTPTTISEFDPCSDHYVYTYLNTPQVQKSLHANTTVIPGPWDSCNDYIHLNWDDEPDTVLPTIKELTESGISVWIYSGDTDSVCSVTTTKYALNKLGLSVKNPWYAWYTQGEVGGYAVEYENLTFVTVRGAGHFVPSYQPSRALTLFSSFLAGKLPPSN from the exons ATGAAAGGTGCATTAGTGTTACCTCTTCTCATTCTTGTATGCTTAGTGGCATCTGTGCAATGTTTTGCAGGAAAAAAGCATGACCCTCTTTTGAAGCACCTCAAGGCTCGAAGAAGCTCGAAAAGATCAGTGAATTATGTGACTGAGGAATTGGGAGATGAGTATTCGCCAGTTTATGTTGGCCCTCAAGAAGGGTTGAAGGAAGCTGACAGGATCACAACATTGCCAGGACAGCCAAATGCAGTAAATTTTGATCAGTATTCAGGGTATGTCACAGTTGATCCTAAAGCTGGTCGAGCTCTCTTTTACTATTTTGCCGAATCCCAAAACTCTTCGGCCAAGCCTCTGGTTTTGTGGCTAAATGGAG GACCTGGATGCTCCTCAATTGGAGCTGGAGCAATGACTGAATTGGGACCTTTCCGAGTTAATAAGGATGGGAGCACCCTCTGGCTTAATCCATATGCCTGGAACACTG TGGCAAACGTACTCTTCTTGGAATCTCCAGCTGGTGTTGGATTTTCTTACTCCAATACATCCTCAGATTACATTACCGGAGATACAAAAACTGCAGCAGATTCCTATACATTTCTAGTCAACTGGCTAGAAAGGTTCCCTGAGTACAAAACCAGAGACTTCTTGATAACCGGAGAAAGCTACGCTGGTCATTACGTGCCTCAGCTTGCTCAACTCATTCTCCATAACAATAAGATAACGAACCAAACTGTCATTAACTTGAAAGGAATTGCt ATTGGGAATCCATACGTTGATATTGAAACACAAGGCAGTGGGACTTATGATTATTACTGGACCCATGCTCTGATATCTGATGAAATTCATCAGGGTATATTTTCCAATTGCAATTTTTCTTCAGGAAATACATCAGATGCTTGTCAGACATACGAAGACCAAGCAGATTCAGCTATAGGCAATATTGATGATTACAATATCTATGCTCCCTtgtgttcttcttcttcaaatacTCCTACTACG ATATCAGAGTTTGATCCTTGCTCGGATCATTATGTATACACTTATCTAAATACTCCTCAAGTGCAAAAGTCACTTCATGCTAACACCACTGTCATCCCAGGACCATGGGATTCCTGCAA TGACTACATACACCTTAATTGGGATGATGAACCAGATACAGTTTTACCTACCATCAAGGAATTGACTGAGAGTGGCATTAGCGTTTGGATCTATAG TGGAGACACAGATAGTGTATGTTCTGTAACAACAACTAAGTATGCCTTAAACAAACTCGGATTATCGGTGAAAAATCCTTGGTATGCTTGGTACACCCAAGGCGAG GTTGGTGGTTATGCAGTGGAATATGAAAACCTGACCTTTGTGACAGTGAGGGGAGCTGGACATTTTGTTCCTAGCTATCAGCCTTCTCGTGCACTCACTTTATTCTCATCCTTCTTGGCCGGAAAGCTTCCACCTTCCAACTAG
- the LOC113702865 gene encoding uncharacterized protein — translation MQYDTVLKHQKLKLPTLLPLPAYVLPLFCSQVSTVPSSSSAMATENTSTKKRKQRYLPHNKPVKKGAYPLHPGVQGFFITCDGGRERQASHEAINVIDSFFEEYVHGAGSNKQQEAIPKQFMNKKTKFVYSDSSEDEDGDDDGIGNNIHRSTEKIDLPTDNITDANCETLVDEKPGSQNEDNSSVQEEIREHKDNKEEVTKKHKIQEGEAGEQPIKKQCVEISSSKSPNLASSKMEEKSVDKLIEAELAELGDKSKRRFSNLDSGCNGVVFVQMRKRDDDPNPKDIVQYMMTSLASTRKHMSRFMLRVLPVELSCYASEEEIVRAIQPFIAKYFPVEAQNPHKFAVLYEARANTGIDRAKIIDAVAKSVPSPHKVDLSHPDIHIVVQIVKTVCLIGSVEKYKELAKFNVRQLTSSKS, via the exons ATGCAATACGACACCGTGTTAAAGCATCAAAAGTTGAAACTCCCCACCCTGCTCCCTCTCCCTGCGTATGTTCTCCCTCTATTTTGCTCTCAAGTCTCAACTGttccctcttcttcttctgcaaTGGCAACTGAGAACACGTCCACCAAGAAAAGGAAGCAACGCTATCTTCCCCACAAT AAACCAGTGAAAAAGGGAGCATATCCATTACATCCAGGGGTACAAGGGTTCTTTATAACATGTGATGGTGGAAGGGAACGCCAAGCCTCTCATGAAGCCATTAATGTTATTGATTCC TTCTTTGAAGAGTATGTGCATGGGGCAGGCTCAAATAAACAACAAGAAGCAATACCAAAGCAATTCATGAATAAGAAAACTAAATTTGTATACTCTGATAGTAgtgaggatgaagatggagatgatgaTGGGATTGGCAATAACATTCATAGGAGCACAGAGAAGATAGATTTACCTACTGATAATATAACTGATGCTAATTGTGAAACTCTAGTTGATGAAAAGCCAGGTTCTCAGAATGAGGACAACTCATCTGTTCAAGAGGAAATACGAGAACATAAAGATAATAAGGAGGAGGTGACAAAGaagcataaaattcaagaaGGTGAAGCTGGAGAGCAGCCAATTAAAAAGCAGTGTGTTGAAATTAGTTCATCAAAGTCCCCAAATTTGGCATCTTCTAAGATGGAGGAGAAATCAGTTGATAAATTGATCGAAGCTGAGCTAGCTGAGTTGGGAGATAAAAGTAAG AGACGATTCAGCAACCTTGACTCGGGCTGTAATGGTGTTGTATTTGTCCAAATGCGCAAGAGAGATGATGATCCAAACCCGAAGGATATTGTGCAGTATATGATGACTTCCCTTGCTTCAACCCGGAAACACATGTCTAG ATTCATGTTAAGGGTGCTGCCTGTTGAATTAAGCTGCTATGCGTCGGAAGAGGAAATTGTAAGGGCAATTCAACCTTTTATTGCAAAATACTTTCCAGTGGAAGCTCAGAATCCCCACAAG TTCGCTGTATTGTATGAAGCCCGTGCAAATACTGGTATTGATAGAGCAAAAATCATCGACGCAGTCGCAAAATCTGTTCCTTCACCACATAAAGTTGATCTTAGCCATCCTGATATACATATTGTTGTCCAAATTGTCAAG ACTGTTTGCTTGATTGGATCGGTTGAGAAGTACAAGGAATTGGCCAAGTTCAATGTGAGGCAGCTTACATCTTCTAAATCCTAA
- the LOC113702802 gene encoding uncharacterized protein, translating into MGKRKEVDTCTSDMLGNNDIEDVRWLCSLSESELDMLIALKMLAMRRAKVIGHPSLAKEFDLKKLRHLSFTMMEHLKEQLEDLSASSDPAEGSKLLDECNLSRLHVSDSFSSMSIEELEEYICPKKSEVPTQEKDRSSRAAEKSCEDELPTKKRRLAKKWLPES; encoded by the exons atggggaaaagaaaagaggttgATACTTGCACTAGTGATATGCTGGGGAATAATGACATTGAAGATGTCCGTTGGCTTTGTTCTTTATCTGAATCAGAACTT GATATGTTGATTGCCTTAAAAATGCTGGCTATGCGGCGAGCAAAAGTAATTGGCCATCCATCTTTGGCCAAGGAGTTTGACTTGAAAAAGCTCCGACACCTTA GTTTTACAATGATGGAGCATCTTAAAGAACAACTTGAGGATTTATCAGCCAGCTCTGACCCTGCAGAAGGTTCAAAGCTTTTAGATGAATGCAATTTATCCAGGCTTCATGTCAGTGACAGTTTCTCCTCAATGAGCATAGAAGAATTGGAGGAATACATTTGCCCTAAAAAAAGTGAAGTACCAACTCAGGAAAAAGATAGGAGTAGCAGAGCAGCAGAAAA GTCTTGCGAGGATGAGTTGCCCACAAAAAAGCGTAGACTTGCAAAGAAATGGCTGCCAGA GTCTTAG
- the LOC113702875 gene encoding ubiquitin-conjugating enzyme E2 20: protein MTTTMNSASSNNSNTPAAGPVMTSSKQPVQSAKNVDTQSVLKRLQSELMALMMSGDSGISAFPEEDNIFCWKGTITGSKDTVFEGTEYKLSLSFPTDYPFKAPKVKFETGCFHPNVDVYGNICLDILQDKWSSAYDVRTILLSIQSLLGEPNTSSPLNNQAAALWGNQAEYRKMVEKLYKPSS from the exons ATGACTACCACAATGAACAGCGCAAGCAGCAATAACAGCAACACCCCGGCGGCTGGTCCGGTGATGACGTCATCCAAGCAGCCAGTGCAATCTGCAAAGAACGTTGATACTCAATCTGTTCTCAAGAG GTTGCAATCTGAACTGATGGCCTTGATG ATGAGTGGCGATTCTGGAATATCTGCTTTTCCCGAGGAAGACAACATATTCTGCTGGAAAGGAACAATTACTGGTAGCAAAGATACCGTGTTTGAGGGCACTGAGTACAAACTATCACTTTCCTTTCCAACTGATTATCCATTCAAGGCTCCAAAGGTCAAGTTCGAGACTGGCTGCTTTCATCCAAATGTTGATGTTTATGGAAATATATGCTTGGACATACTTCAG GATAAGTGGTCGTCAGCTTATGATGTGAGGACAATTCTGCTCTCCATTCAAAGCCTGCTGGGAG AACCAAACACAAGCTCACCTTTGAATAATCAAGCAGCAGCACTTTGGGGCAATCAAGCAG AGTACAGGAAAATGGTTGAGAAGCTTTACAAGCCTAGCTCCTAG
- the LOC113702819 gene encoding uncharacterized protein: METDADAKQSSLVLIKQGAEARVFESAFVGRRSIIKERFSKKYRHPSLDSKLTLKRLNAEARCMTKARRLGVSTPVLYAVDPVLHSLTFEYVEGPSVKEIFLDFGEQGIVEERMDDITKQIGDAIGKLHDGGLIHGDLTTSNMLVQSGSNQLVLIDFGLSFTSTLPEDKAVDLYVLERALLSMHSSCGNVMDRILAAYKKSSKQWSSTLNKLAQVRQRGRKRTMVG, translated from the exons ATGGAGACTGATGCGGATGCAAAACAAAGCTCTTTGGTTTTGATCAAGCAAGGTGCAGAGGCt AGGGTATTTGAGTCAGCATTTGTGGGTAGGAGGTCTATTATAAAAGAACGCTTTTCAAAGAAATATAGGCATCCATCCCTGGACTCAAAACTCACTCTCAAACGCTTAAATGCG GAGGCTAGGTGCATGACAAAAGCAAGACGACTTGGGGTTTCTACACCAGTGCTTTATGCTGTGGACCCTGTGCTGCATTCCCTAACTTTTGAATATGTTGAAGGTCCCTCGGTCAAAGAGATATTTCTTGACTTTGGAGAGCAAGGTATTGTTGAAGAAAGGATGGATGATATTACAAAACAGATTGGTGATGCAATTGGAAAACTGCATGATGGTGGCCTCATACATGGTGATTTGACAACATCTAACATGTTAGTTCAAAGTGGCTCCAATCAGCTC GTACTAATTGACTTTGGTCTAAGCTTTACGTCAACACTTCCAGAAGATAAAGCAGTTGATCTATACGTACTTGAACGAGCATTACTCTCCATGCACTCTTCTTGTGGAAATGTA ATGGATCGAATTCTTGCTGCATATAAGAAGTCCTCAAAGCAATGGTCTTCAACCCTTAATAAGCTAGCTCAAG TACGACAAAGGGGGAGGAAGCGGACGATGGTTGGTTAA